Within the bacterium genome, the region TCGGCGCAGCCCTTGCGGTCGCAGGGTTTATCAGCCTGGCGGTCAACCGCCGCTGGTTCTTCGAACGCCTCCCCAACGTCATAAAATAGCCGCCAGCAGGCACTTTACACGGCCCGGGCAGGATGCTAGAGAGGCCCATTGCCTAAGAAAGACTTAGCGTTCTTTTAAAATAATATACTCCGAAGTAGCTCAGTTGGTCAGAGCAGCTGACTGTCGAAAAGGCAGCCTCCGTCGGAAACGGCGGAGTGAACAGCGGGTGAATTCAGGGAACCCTTCATCGAATGAATTCGATATGGCGATCCTGAGCCAAGTCCACCGATTTCAAAGGCGGTGGGAAGGTGCAGAGACTAGGGAGTGACGAAAGAATAATCTCCCATAAGCGCCCGCCACCTAATTCCTTTACAGGATATGGTGAAGAGATAGTCCACGCCGATTGGAAACAATCGGAGCGCGTGTAATCAGCGGGTCGCCGGTTCGAGTCCGGCCTTCGGAGCAAAAAGAATGGGGCACTTTTTTGGGTGCCCCATTCTTTTTGCTTTGGATTGCCGTGACGAGAACTGCAGCCCGTAGGGCTGCTCGTTCCGACCGAGACCGGGCACCCGCAGCGCGGGTGGGCGAGGAAGTACCCGGAGCGCGGCAGCGCGGAGGGTGGAGTCCGGCCCTCTGTTTCTAATGTGATCGTTTACGCAGGGGCGAGTCCGGCCTTCGGAGCAAAATAGTGACCTCATGAATTCAGGCCGGGGCTTCACCTGTACAACGTCTGAGGGCTGGAAAAGACCCACGCACTGGGATCGGCGTTGTAATCGTCGCAGTCGGCATACGAGAGTTTCTCGATCTTGAGCGTCTCATCCTCGACCTTCAGTAAAAATATGACATTGACGCCCCAGTCATACTGAAACGAATCATAACAATAAATGAGGCCGTCGTTTGTCACATCGGCAAAGTCGCGGTTGATCCTGCCGGAGCCCGACTTCGCAAAATTGTAAGTCGTTGCAGTGCTGTTAGGAAGAGTTTCGGACCCGACGTTGATCATCTGTCTGGTGTCGGACGCAAATTCATCATCGATAAGAGCGGCGCTTGCGGCATTCTCCATCATGTCTGTTGTTGAATCGGGATACCAGTATCCCTTGGCCGCTCCGACAACATCAAAGGCGAGGTTGCCGCAGTGCGGGCTGCCTTCGGTCTTGGCCTCAAAACCTGTGATCTCATCGTATCGGCCAATCATCCCATCGAGCGTCGTAAAGACAGAATTGTTTGAATCGTAGTAATTCAGAAAACATTGTTTATAGACCCAGTCGAAACCATCGTCGGCGACGCCGCGTTCAGGGCTTATGAGATCGAGAGGTGTCGCGAGCTTGTCATAGATTCCAACATCAATTGCGGTATTGCCTGGCCGATTACCGAATGTGCCGAGGAGATCGCCGGCATTGACTGCGATCGACACCTGTTTCGAGCACTTATGGGAACTCGCTGCCGGTGCATCTTCGCAATCATCGTCGGTGAATGCCCCCAGGGCCACCAAAATCTCGGCGCTGAGACCCTTGACGTGATTGAAATATGCTTTGACATCTTTGCAGGGGCCGTACTCGATCGAGTAATCTTCTTCGCCGCTATCTATCACGCCGTTTTCATTGTAATCATAATCCGAATTAAAAAATCGGATGATCTTTGTAATGGTCACATTTCCCGGTGCATAGAAGTTAGTCGTCGTGTCGTCATCTTTGACGTAAAAATACATATGCCCGGACGGCAACACATGCCCGCCCCAAGGATTGGTTGACCCGAGCGGAGCGACGTACCGAAAATTGGTCCCGGCTTCGTCGAGAGAAACTGGCGATACCGAAAAATAAGGCGTTGCAACGCTGCTGCAATCCGCAAGCAAATCTTGGGTGGTTGTGGCGCCTGTTTCATCGCCGCTGTCATCTGTTTCACCACCGCTATCATCAGTGCCGCTGCTCGTGCTGGTGGATCCGCCGCAGCATATAAGTAACAACGAGATTACGGTTACGACAACAAAGGGTTTCCACTTAGCGTATCTCATAGCCCCCTCCAATGAATTCGATTGCGTGTGAATACACCAAAGCAGCAAGACTTTTGAATACGAATACTTGTAGTATACAATATTTTGGATGCGATAATCCAAGCTATTGTAACAACGGCTGGGAAAACAGGGGCTAAAGCCCTGTGAATCATATTTTTTCTTTATCGCCAGGAAATTTTCCGCTATCGATATGCCCGTGGAATACCTGGTGATCGGAATCGCTTCTCTTGTGGTCGCATCGCTCACCCTCTTCTCGGGCTTCGGGCTCGGCACGCTGCTCATGCCGGTGTTCGCCCTGTTCTTCCCGGTCGAGATCGCAATCGCGGCGACCGCGCTAGTGCACGCTTCCAACAACGCGCTCAAACTCCCGCTCTTCGCAAGGGGCGCGAACTGGCGCGTGGTCGTGCGCTTCGGCGTCCCGGCGCTCGTCGCGGCCTTCTTCGGCGCGTGGCTCCTCACCTCCATCTCCGGCATGGAGCCGATATACGAGTACGATCTCCTGGGCAGGCACGCCGCCGTCACACCGGTGAAGCTCGTGATCGCCCTCCTCATCCTGATCTTCTCGATGCTCGATCTCATGCCGCGCTTCGCGAAGCTCTCGTTCCATGAAAATCTCCTCCCGCTAGGCGGTGTTCTCTCAGGCTTCTTCGGCGGCCTCTCCGGCCACCAGGGCGCCCTGCGATCCGCATTTCTCATAAAGGCAGGGCTCACCGCGCAGGCCTTCGTCGCCACGGCTGCGGTGGTCGGTTTCATGGTGGATGCGGTGAGGCTCGGGGTCTACGGCGCGGGCTTTGCCAATGCCGGCCTCTACGACTCGGCGGGCGCAAAGGTCTGGGGGCTGGTGATCACGGGGATGCTCTGCGCATTCGCAGGCACCCTCATCGGCAGGGGCCTGCTAAAGAAGATAACCCTGAGGTTCGTGCAACTGGTTACCGGCACCATGCTCATCCTCATGGCGCTCCTGCTGGGCTCAGGCCTGGTATAACGCCTCAGCCCCTCTTCAGTTTTTTGTATTTGATGCGGTGGACCTCTTTTGCGGCGTCGCCAAGACGGCGGATGCGGTCCGCTTCGTATTCGGCGAAGTTCCCTTCGAACCAGACCGCCTGCGAATCGCCTTCAAAGGCCAGGATATGCGTGGCGATGCGGTCCAGGAACCAGCGGTCGTGGCTTATGATGACCGCGCAGCCGGCGAAATTTTCCAGCGCCACTTCCAGCGCGCGGAGAGTGTTCACGTCGAGGTCGTTGGTCGGCTCGTCCAGGAGCAGGACGTTGCCCGCGTCCTTGAGCGTCATGGCCAGATGCACACGGTTCCTCTCGCCGCCGGACAGGAGTTTGATCTTCTTCTGCTGGTCAGTGCCTGAAAAATTGAACCTGGCGACGTAGGCGCGGGAATTCACCTCGCGGTTGCCCAGGGACACGGTCTCCGCGCCGCCGGATATGCATTCCCAAACCGTGCGCTCGTCGTCCGGGGCAAAACGGTCCTGCTTCACATAACCCAGCTTCACCGTGTCGCCGATTTTAAATGCACCACTGTCCGGCTTCTCGAGCCCCATGATCATCTTGAAGAGCGTCGTCTTGCCCGCGCCGTTGGGGCCGATGACGCCCACGATGCCGCCCTGGGGCAGCGAGAAGTTCATATTCTCAAAGAGGAGATTGTCGCCGTAGGCCTTTGAAAGATTCTCCGCCTCTATGACGGAGGTGCCCAGGCGCGGCCCGGGCGCGATATAAATCTCGATGTCCTCGTCCAGCCTCGCCGGGTCCTGCTTCAGGAGGTTTTCGTAATTCGTGATGCGGGCCTTGCTCTTGGCGCGGCGGGCGGAAGGCGATTGGCGGATCCATTCCAATTCGCGATCCAGGGTCCGGAGGCGTTTTTGGTCCGCGCGCTCTTCGCGGGCCAGGCGCTCCTCTTTCTGCTCCAGCCATGAGGAATAGTTTCCCTTCCACGGGATCCCGTAGCCGCGATCGAGCTCCAGTATCCATCCCGCCACGTTGTCCAGAAAATATCTGTCATGGGTGACTGCGATGACCGTGCCTTTATAGTCCCTCAGATGTCGCTCCAGCCACAAGACCGTCTCCGCGTCCAGATGGTTGGTCGGCTCGTCGAGCAGGAGGATGTCCGGCTCCTTTAGAAGCAATCTGCACAGGGCGACGCGGCGCTTCTCTCCGCCGGAGAGCGTCTCTATCAGCGCATCGTCCTGCGGACAGCGCAGTGCGTCCATGGCGAGCGCGAGGCGATTGTCCAGGTTCCACGCGTCGGCGTGATCGAGCCTCTCCTGCACCTTGGCCTGGCGCTCGAGCAGCTTTGCCATCTCCTCGTCGGACATCGGGTTTGCGAACGAATTGTTGATCTCGTCGAACTCCTTGAGCATGTCGACGATCTCCTGGACCCCTTCGGAGACTGCCTCCTTCACCGTCTTCTTGGGATCGAGGAGCGGCTCCTGCTCCAGGAGGCCTACGCTGTAATCCTTGGCAAAATGGACTTCGCCGCTGTAGCCGTCGTCGAAACCCGCGATGATCTTGAGGAGCGAACTCTTGCCCGAACCGTTCGCCCCCAGCACCCCGATCTTCGCGCCGTAATAAAAACCCAAAGAAATCTCCTTCAGGACCTGTTTCTTGGGCGGATGCACCCTGCTCACCCGGTGCATCGAAAAGATCACTTTTTGCGGTTCATTGTCCCGGTCTGCCATATGCCCGTCTTCTTGGATAAGCCGCAGGACAAAGTCAAGTGTATCGAATTATCGCTGGCATCCGGACAAAATTGTGTTATGTCGCGACCCCTGATCATGAAAGTCACAAGACGACACCTCGAGAATCTTTACAGCGCCCTCAACCGCCGCGAGTTCGTCTCGCCCGATCCGCTTCAGTTCCTCTACGAATACGACGATCCCTTCGACCGCGAGGTCGTGGGGCTCATCGCCAGCTCGCTCGCTTACGGCAGGGTAGCGCAGATCCTGAACAGCGTTCGAAAGATACTGGACAACATGGAAGAGCCCAGGCGCTTTGTGATCGATTCGACGCCGGGAAAATTGAACAAGATATTTTCGGATTTCAAACACCGCTTCACGACCGGCGACGATATGGCGTCCATGTTGACCGGCGTGCAGCGCGCGATAAAAAAACACGGCTCGTTGGGCAAATGTTTCGCCTCACATACAAAAAAATCGGATCAAAACGCGATGCCCGCGCTCGCCGGTTTTGTGTCGGAGCTCGGAGCGGGCACGAGCCTCCTGCCGTGCCCCGACAAGAAGAGCGCGTGCAAGCGGCTCAACATGTACCTGCGCTGGATGGTGAGAAGGGACGACGTCGATCCGGGCGGCTGGAAGGGGATCTCTCCTGCGAAGCTCATAGTTCCGCTGGACACGCACATGTATCGGATCTCGAAGAAGCTCGGGTTCACGAACCGCAAGGCGCCCAACTACACGACGGCCATCGAGATCACCCAGGCCTTCAAAAAGTTCTCGCCCGACGACCCGGTCCGCTACGACTTCGCCCTCACCCGCCTGGGCATAAGAAACGACCTCGACACCCTGGACCTCCTCGATTGGGCTTGACAACCCATTGATATCATTAGCCTAAATACCTTAATAAAAAATCGCGCGAGCAAGCAACTTTCGGGTCGATCCTGCCGATAATAAGTATGCAGGCGCGTGTGTGCGCCCTGGAGCCTTTTATGTCCATAGACAGGATAAAATTCCAGTCGCTCATAAACCCGATCTCGGGCAACGCCCCTGAAGAGGTATTCGTATATCCGATGAGCAGCGGTATCGAGGCTGCGGACAGTTTTGTCGTGGAAAACGAGTCCGGTTCGCTCGAGGCCCTGCTGGAGGGCAAAGGCCGCAACGCCTCTTCGGCGGCAGAGGTCCCGATGCCCGGGATCAGCCGCTTCAAGAACTCCTGAACAGAGATCAGCCTTTTCTGAAGTTTACGACAAACTCCGCAAGGGTGCGCACCATCACGCCGGTAGCGCCCTTAGGCCACAGCGGCAGGCCCTCATCCGTCCATGCGCTCGCCGCAATGTCGAGGTGAGCGAACGCTAGGTCGCCCACGAACTCCTTTAAGAATATCGCTCCCATGATCGTCTGGGCCTTGCTCTTCCCGCTGTTGTTGAGATCGGCTATGCCCGAGGTGTAACCCTTCTTGTATTCGTCCACCATGGGCAGCTGCCAAATGCGTTCGCCGGTCGCCTCGGCGCCCTTCTTCACCTTCTCCACGAGCTTATGGTCGGTCCCAAGGATTATCGTGTAGAGTTCGCCGCAGCAGTAGGCCGCTCCTCCGGTGAGAGTCGAGAGCTCGACTATGACGTCCGGCTTCTTATCCGCGGCAAAGGAGAGGGCGTCGGCCAACACGAGCCTCCCTTCTGCGTCGGTGCTTATGATTTCGACGGTCTTTCCGTTTCTCGCCTTGATTATGTCTCCCGGCTTTATGGCGCGGCCGTCCGGCATGTTCTCCGCAGCCGGGATATACGCGTTCACCTCGACCGCGGGCTTCAGCTGCGCGATCGCCTGCATGGCGGCGATGACGCTCGCAGCTCCGGCCATGTCGCTCTTCATGACGTCCATGCCGCGCGCGGGCTTGATGGAGATCCCGCCTGAGTCGAACGTGATCCCCTTGCCCACGAGCGCTATCTTTCCGTGCGCGCGCCCCCTGGGTTTGTACGACATGATTATGAAGGCCGGCGGCTCGGCCGATCCCCTCGACACCGCCAAGAGTCCGCCCATGCGCTGCTTCTGTATGGCCGCCCTGCCGAGCGACTTGAAGCCCATCTTGTATTTCGCGGCCACCTTTCTCGCCGCCGCAGCGATCCGCGTCGGGGTCGCGTCCTGGCCGGGCGTGTTCGTGAGGTCGCGCGCAGCGTTCTGCGCCTCGGCTAGAATCTTCGCCCGATCCACTGCGGCCTTGACCGGCGCGGCGTCTCCCTCGTAGAGGAAATGGAGCTCCGAGAGCGGCGCGGGCCTCTCCTCTCCGTCGGTCTTGTAGGCCTCGAACGCATAGCTGCCTAGAATGGCGCCCTCCGCTATGGCGCGCGCCCTATCCGCGGCGTGCAGGTCGTCGACCGAGCCGCGTTCGAGCACCAGCGCTGCGGAGTCGGCCTTGACCACGCGCGCCGCCTTTGAAATCGCGGCGCCGGCCTCCCTCAGGATATCGAGGGTCAGGTCCTTGCGCCGGCCCATGCCGACGAGCAATATGAATTTCGCCGGTATCTTGCCTGCCGTGAAGAGCATGCGGTGCGTGCCGCGCTCTCCCTTGAATTTTTCATCCGCGATCTGTTTCGAGACGCTGCCCGCCATCGCCTTGTCCAGCGCGATGCCTCCGTCCACATGCTTGATGAGGGCGTGCCTCGCACCCTCGTCCTCCTTCGCCCTCTCGAAGAGCCCTATGGAAATTATGTCCGCCTTGAAAGATTCAGGCGTCTGTCTGCTCACGGTGAGCTTCATTTTTATCTCCTTTGAGCCGGACATCTTATACGCCCGGATCAATTGGTCAATGATCCCTTGTAGAAACAAGGCGTTTCATATACATATATATTGATGTCCGAGTCATTCGACCAATCCTTGAGACGGGCCATGGAGGCCCTGGGCCGCATCGTCGAGCACCTCATCGGTAGCGCCAAGAAGGCCAGCGTCCACGTCGGCACCCGCGCCGGCGTCCAGCCCGTGCTCTCCATCGAAAGCCAGCTCTCGTACGAGAGGATAAAAGAGCTCATCGATCTCTCGATAAAAAAGATGGTCGAACCTGCGCTGCCGGACCTCCAGGGGAAGACGGCGCTGGACATAGGAGAGGGGCCGGTGTTTTACGCATCGAGGCTGCTCGGCGCCAGGGCGCAATGCGCCGTGAGCTTCGACATAAGGGGCGCTGCTTCGGAATTGCAGGGCGACGCCTCGCGGGGATACATCGTGCAGGGCAAACCCGCGAAGCTCCCGTTCCCCGCCGAACGCTTCGGCTACATAATGGCCAGGCTTGCCTCGATGTCGCAGGGCGACGTGGCGCGCGCGATCGCGGAGATGGGCAGGGTCATGACGCCGGGAAGCCAGGCCGTGCTCGTGGATTTCCATCCCTTCGGGCTCTTCGCCAAAAAGGGTTCGAGCAGGATAAAATCAGCGGAG harbors:
- a CDS encoding sulfite exporter TauE/SafE family protein, with protein sequence MPVEYLVIGIASLVVASLTLFSGFGLGTLLMPVFALFFPVEIAIAATALVHASNNALKLPLFARGANWRVVVRFGVPALVAAFFGAWLLTSISGMEPIYEYDLLGRHAAVTPVKLVIALLILIFSMLDLMPRFAKLSFHENLLPLGGVLSGFFGGLSGHQGALRSAFLIKAGLTAQAFVATAAVVGFMVDAVRLGVYGAGFANAGLYDSAGAKVWGLVITGMLCAFAGTLIGRGLLKKITLRFVQLVTGTMLILMALLLGSGLV
- the ettA gene encoding energy-dependent translational throttle protein EttA produces the protein MADRDNEPQKVIFSMHRVSRVHPPKKQVLKEISLGFYYGAKIGVLGANGSGKSSLLKIIAGFDDGYSGEVHFAKDYSVGLLEQEPLLDPKKTVKEAVSEGVQEIVDMLKEFDEINNSFANPMSDEEMAKLLERQAKVQERLDHADAWNLDNRLALAMDALRCPQDDALIETLSGGEKRRVALCRLLLKEPDILLLDEPTNHLDAETVLWLERHLRDYKGTVIAVTHDRYFLDNVAGWILELDRGYGIPWKGNYSSWLEQKEERLAREERADQKRLRTLDRELEWIRQSPSARRAKSKARITNYENLLKQDPARLDEDIEIYIAPGPRLGTSVIEAENLSKAYGDNLLFENMNFSLPQGGIVGVIGPNGAGKTTLFKMIMGLEKPDSGAFKIGDTVKLGYVKQDRFAPDDERTVWECISGGAETVSLGNREVNSRAYVARFNFSGTDQQKKIKLLSGGERNRVHLAMTLKDAGNVLLLDEPTNDLDVNTLRALEVALENFAGCAVIISHDRWFLDRIATHILAFEGDSQAVWFEGNFAEYEADRIRRLGDAAKEVHRIKYKKLKRG
- a CDS encoding TIGR02757 family protein, which translates into the protein MSRPLIMKVTRRHLENLYSALNRREFVSPDPLQFLYEYDDPFDREVVGLIASSLAYGRVAQILNSVRKILDNMEEPRRFVIDSTPGKLNKIFSDFKHRFTTGDDMASMLTGVQRAIKKHGSLGKCFASHTKKSDQNAMPALAGFVSELGAGTSLLPCPDKKSACKRLNMYLRWMVRRDDVDPGGWKGISPAKLIVPLDTHMYRISKKLGFTNRKAPNYTTAIEITQAFKKFSPDDPVRYDFALTRLGIRNDLDTLDLLDWA
- a CDS encoding leucyl aminopeptidase yields the protein MKLTVSRQTPESFKADIISIGLFERAKEDEGARHALIKHVDGGIALDKAMAGSVSKQIADEKFKGERGTHRMLFTAGKIPAKFILLVGMGRRKDLTLDILREAGAAISKAARVVKADSAALVLERGSVDDLHAADRARAIAEGAILGSYAFEAYKTDGEERPAPLSELHFLYEGDAAPVKAAVDRAKILAEAQNAARDLTNTPGQDATPTRIAAAARKVAAKYKMGFKSLGRAAIQKQRMGGLLAVSRGSAEPPAFIIMSYKPRGRAHGKIALVGKGITFDSGGISIKPARGMDVMKSDMAGAASVIAAMQAIAQLKPAVEVNAYIPAAENMPDGRAIKPGDIIKARNGKTVEIISTDAEGRLVLADALSFAADKKPDVIVELSTLTGGAAYCCGELYTIILGTDHKLVEKVKKGAEATGERIWQLPMVDEYKKGYTSGIADLNNSGKSKAQTIMGAIFLKEFVGDLAFAHLDIAASAWTDEGLPLWPKGATGVMVRTLAEFVVNFRKG
- a CDS encoding methyltransferase domain-containing protein — protein: MSESFDQSLRRAMEALGRIVEHLIGSAKKASVHVGTRAGVQPVLSIESQLSYERIKELIDLSIKKMVEPALPDLQGKTALDIGEGPVFYASRLLGARAQCAVSFDIRGAASELQGDASRGYIVQGKPAKLPFPAERFGYIMARLASMSQGDVARAIAEMGRVMTPGSQAVLVDFHPFGLFAKKGSSRIKSAESNLHRFEDYYATMRKAGLRIVDLREIFIDEQTRGFFKEEEISVYRSLKGTPLLAFFFLYRPKAKK